Proteins co-encoded in one Astyanax mexicanus isolate ESR-SI-001 chromosome 1, AstMex3_surface, whole genome shotgun sequence genomic window:
- the pde7a gene encoding high affinity cAMP-specific 3',5'-cyclic phosphodiesterase 7A isoform X8 has translation MGIALIWSVIAILVRWIFYKRRGAISYDSSDQTALYIRMLGDVRVRSQVGFQPDRRGSHPYLGIDFRTLHAHAESTGSIPARRIRRLFSFQRHLLSSRFLRGAPHLNPLHILDEDYCGQAKCMLEKVGSWNFDIFLFDRLTNGNSLVTLTLYLLSHYGLIELFQLDMVKVHRFLVLVQEDYHNHNPYHNAVHAADVTQAMHCYLKEPKLAKSLTSCDILLGLLAAATHDLDHPGVNQPFLIKTNHYLAVLYRNTSVLENHHWRSAVGLLRETELLSHLPAEDRLTMERQLGSLILATDISRQNEYLSKFRTHLDQEDLCLGNASHRHFILQMALKCADICNPCRPWELSKQWSEKVTEEFFHQGDIEKKHKLEVSPLCDSENNSIADVQIGFMTYVVEPLFAEWARFSDTRLSQTMLGHLCLNKASWNAMQPEASGSSEEPESEPEPSSRALPQGSLQS, from the exons ATGGGAATAGCTCTAATCTGGTCTGTAATTGCCATTCTCGTCAGATGGATTTTCTACAAG AGACGCGGCGCGATCTCTTACGACAGTTCTGATCAAACTGCTCTTTACATTCGTATGCTAG GAGATGTGAGAGTGAGGAGCCAGGTAGGCTTTCAACCTGACCGAAGAGGCTCGCACCCATACCTAGGTATTGATTTCCGGACCTTGCACG CCCATGCTGAGTCGACAGGATCGATTCCAGCCCGGAGGATCCGCAGACTTTTCAGTTTCCAGCGGCACCTGCTGTCCTCGCGCTTTCTCCGGGGAGCACCACACCTCAACCCCCTCCACATCCTGGATGAGGACTACTGCGGCCAAGCCAAG tgcatgttGGAAAAGGTTGGAAGCTGGAATTTTGACATTTTCCTCTTCGACAGGCTGACGAAtg GAAACAGTCTTGTCACCTTGACATTATACCTTCTGAGTCATTATGGCTTAATTGAGCTCTTCCAGTTAGACATGGTTAAAGTGCATCGCTTTTTAG TTTTGGTTCAAGAGGACTACCACAATCATAATCCTTACCATAATGCAGTCCACGCTGCAGACGTGACCCAGGCGATGCACTGTTACCTGAAAGAGCCCAAG CTTGCCAAGTCCCTCACTTCCTGTGATATACTTTTGGGCCTTCTGGCAGCGGCCACTCATGACCTGGACCACCCAGGGGTCAATCAGCCTTTCCTCATCAAAACCAACCATTACCTAGCTGTTTTGTACAGG AATACCTCAGTTCTGGAGAATCATCACTGGAGGTCTGCAGTGGGCTTGCTCAGAGAAACCGAGCTCTTATCCCATCTTCCTGCAGAGGACCG TCTGACCATGGAGAGGCAGCTGGGTTCTCTGATTCTGGCTACAGATATCAGCAGACAGAATGAATATCTATCCAAGTTCAGGACGCACCTGGACCAGGAGGACCTGTGTCTGGGGAACGCCTCACACCGTCACTTCATTCTACAG ATGGCCTTGAAGTGTGCCGATATTTGTAACCCCTGTAGGCCTTGGGAGCTCAGCAAACAGTGGAGTGAAAAGGTGACAGAGGAGTTCTTTCACCAAG GAGACATTGAGAAGAAGCACAAACTTGAAGTCAGCCCACTGTGTGACAGCGAGAACAACTCCATAGCCGATGTTCAGATTG GTTTCATGACCTACGTGGTGGAGCCTCTGTTTGCCGAGTGGGCTCGTTTCTCGGACACGCGGCTCTCTCAGACCATGCTGGGACACCTGTGCCTGAACAAAGCCAGCTGGAATGCCATGCAGCCCGAGGCGTCGGGCAGCTCTGAGGAGCCGGAGAGTGAACCGGAGCCCAGCTCCAGAGCCTTACCTCAGGGAAGCCTGCAATCCTGA
- the pde7a gene encoding high affinity cAMP-specific 3',5'-cyclic phosphodiesterase 7A isoform X10: MLGACVIFKQLFSRDVRVRSQVGFQPDRRGSHPYLGIDFRTLHAHAESTGSIPARRIRRLFSFQRHLLSSRFLRGAPHLNPLHILDEDYCGQAKCMLEKVGSWNFDIFLFDRLTNGNSLVTLTLYLLSHYGLIELFQLDMVKVHRFLVLVQEDYHNHNPYHNAVHAADVTQAMHCYLKEPKLAKSLTSCDILLGLLAAATHDLDHPGVNQPFLIKTNHYLAVLYRNTSVLENHHWRSAVGLLRETELLSHLPAEDRLTMERQLGSLILATDISRQNEYLSKFRTHLDQEDLCLGNASHRHFILQMALKCADICNPCRPWELSKQWSEKVTEEFFHQGDIEKKHKLEVSPLCDSENNSIADVQIGFMTYVVEPLFAEWARFSDTRLSQTMLGHLCLNKASWNAMQPEASGSSEEPESEPEPSSRALPQGSLQS; this comes from the exons ATGCTAG GGGCTTGTGTAATATTCAAACAGCTGTTTTCAA GAGATGTGAGAGTGAGGAGCCAGGTAGGCTTTCAACCTGACCGAAGAGGCTCGCACCCATACCTAGGTATTGATTTCCGGACCTTGCACG CCCATGCTGAGTCGACAGGATCGATTCCAGCCCGGAGGATCCGCAGACTTTTCAGTTTCCAGCGGCACCTGCTGTCCTCGCGCTTTCTCCGGGGAGCACCACACCTCAACCCCCTCCACATCCTGGATGAGGACTACTGCGGCCAAGCCAAG tgcatgttGGAAAAGGTTGGAAGCTGGAATTTTGACATTTTCCTCTTCGACAGGCTGACGAAtg GAAACAGTCTTGTCACCTTGACATTATACCTTCTGAGTCATTATGGCTTAATTGAGCTCTTCCAGTTAGACATGGTTAAAGTGCATCGCTTTTTAG TTTTGGTTCAAGAGGACTACCACAATCATAATCCTTACCATAATGCAGTCCACGCTGCAGACGTGACCCAGGCGATGCACTGTTACCTGAAAGAGCCCAAG CTTGCCAAGTCCCTCACTTCCTGTGATATACTTTTGGGCCTTCTGGCAGCGGCCACTCATGACCTGGACCACCCAGGGGTCAATCAGCCTTTCCTCATCAAAACCAACCATTACCTAGCTGTTTTGTACAGG AATACCTCAGTTCTGGAGAATCATCACTGGAGGTCTGCAGTGGGCTTGCTCAGAGAAACCGAGCTCTTATCCCATCTTCCTGCAGAGGACCG TCTGACCATGGAGAGGCAGCTGGGTTCTCTGATTCTGGCTACAGATATCAGCAGACAGAATGAATATCTATCCAAGTTCAGGACGCACCTGGACCAGGAGGACCTGTGTCTGGGGAACGCCTCACACCGTCACTTCATTCTACAG ATGGCCTTGAAGTGTGCCGATATTTGTAACCCCTGTAGGCCTTGGGAGCTCAGCAAACAGTGGAGTGAAAAGGTGACAGAGGAGTTCTTTCACCAAG GAGACATTGAGAAGAAGCACAAACTTGAAGTCAGCCCACTGTGTGACAGCGAGAACAACTCCATAGCCGATGTTCAGATTG GTTTCATGACCTACGTGGTGGAGCCTCTGTTTGCCGAGTGGGCTCGTTTCTCGGACACGCGGCTCTCTCAGACCATGCTGGGACACCTGTGCCTGAACAAAGCCAGCTGGAATGCCATGCAGCCCGAGGCGTCGGGCAGCTCTGAGGAGCCGGAGAGTGAACCGGAGCCCAGCTCCAGAGCCTTACCTCAGGGAAGCCTGCAATCCTGA
- the pde7a gene encoding high affinity cAMP-specific 3',5'-cyclic phosphodiesterase 7A isoform X9 codes for MGIALIWSVIAILVRWIFYKRRGAISYDSSDQTALYIRMLDVRVRSQVGFQPDRRGSHPYLGIDFRTLHAHAESTGSIPARRIRRLFSFQRHLLSSRFLRGAPHLNPLHILDEDYCGQAKCMLEKVGSWNFDIFLFDRLTNGNSLVTLTLYLLSHYGLIELFQLDMVKVHRFLVLVQEDYHNHNPYHNAVHAADVTQAMHCYLKEPKLAKSLTSCDILLGLLAAATHDLDHPGVNQPFLIKTNHYLAVLYRNTSVLENHHWRSAVGLLRETELLSHLPAEDRLTMERQLGSLILATDISRQNEYLSKFRTHLDQEDLCLGNASHRHFILQMALKCADICNPCRPWELSKQWSEKVTEEFFHQGDIEKKHKLEVSPLCDSENNSIADVQIGFMTYVVEPLFAEWARFSDTRLSQTMLGHLCLNKASWNAMQPEASGSSEEPESEPEPSSRALPQGSLQS; via the exons ATGGGAATAGCTCTAATCTGGTCTGTAATTGCCATTCTCGTCAGATGGATTTTCTACAAG AGACGCGGCGCGATCTCTTACGACAGTTCTGATCAAACTGCTCTTTACATTCGTATGCTAG ATGTGAGAGTGAGGAGCCAGGTAGGCTTTCAACCTGACCGAAGAGGCTCGCACCCATACCTAGGTATTGATTTCCGGACCTTGCACG CCCATGCTGAGTCGACAGGATCGATTCCAGCCCGGAGGATCCGCAGACTTTTCAGTTTCCAGCGGCACCTGCTGTCCTCGCGCTTTCTCCGGGGAGCACCACACCTCAACCCCCTCCACATCCTGGATGAGGACTACTGCGGCCAAGCCAAG tgcatgttGGAAAAGGTTGGAAGCTGGAATTTTGACATTTTCCTCTTCGACAGGCTGACGAAtg GAAACAGTCTTGTCACCTTGACATTATACCTTCTGAGTCATTATGGCTTAATTGAGCTCTTCCAGTTAGACATGGTTAAAGTGCATCGCTTTTTAG TTTTGGTTCAAGAGGACTACCACAATCATAATCCTTACCATAATGCAGTCCACGCTGCAGACGTGACCCAGGCGATGCACTGTTACCTGAAAGAGCCCAAG CTTGCCAAGTCCCTCACTTCCTGTGATATACTTTTGGGCCTTCTGGCAGCGGCCACTCATGACCTGGACCACCCAGGGGTCAATCAGCCTTTCCTCATCAAAACCAACCATTACCTAGCTGTTTTGTACAGG AATACCTCAGTTCTGGAGAATCATCACTGGAGGTCTGCAGTGGGCTTGCTCAGAGAAACCGAGCTCTTATCCCATCTTCCTGCAGAGGACCG TCTGACCATGGAGAGGCAGCTGGGTTCTCTGATTCTGGCTACAGATATCAGCAGACAGAATGAATATCTATCCAAGTTCAGGACGCACCTGGACCAGGAGGACCTGTGTCTGGGGAACGCCTCACACCGTCACTTCATTCTACAG ATGGCCTTGAAGTGTGCCGATATTTGTAACCCCTGTAGGCCTTGGGAGCTCAGCAAACAGTGGAGTGAAAAGGTGACAGAGGAGTTCTTTCACCAAG GAGACATTGAGAAGAAGCACAAACTTGAAGTCAGCCCACTGTGTGACAGCGAGAACAACTCCATAGCCGATGTTCAGATTG GTTTCATGACCTACGTGGTGGAGCCTCTGTTTGCCGAGTGGGCTCGTTTCTCGGACACGCGGCTCTCTCAGACCATGCTGGGACACCTGTGCCTGAACAAAGCCAGCTGGAATGCCATGCAGCCCGAGGCGTCGGGCAGCTCTGAGGAGCCGGAGAGTGAACCGGAGCCCAGCTCCAGAGCCTTACCTCAGGGAAGCCTGCAATCCTGA
- the pde7a gene encoding high affinity cAMP-specific 3',5'-cyclic phosphodiesterase 7A isoform X12: MLDVRVRSQVGFQPDRRGSHPYLGIDFRTLHAHAESTGSIPARRIRRLFSFQRHLLSSRFLRGAPHLNPLHILDEDYCGQAKCMLEKVGSWNFDIFLFDRLTNGNSLVTLTLYLLSHYGLIELFQLDMVKVHRFLVLVQEDYHNHNPYHNAVHAADVTQAMHCYLKEPKLAKSLTSCDILLGLLAAATHDLDHPGVNQPFLIKTNHYLAVLYRNTSVLENHHWRSAVGLLRETELLSHLPAEDRLTMERQLGSLILATDISRQNEYLSKFRTHLDQEDLCLGNASHRHFILQMALKCADICNPCRPWELSKQWSEKVTEEFFHQGDIEKKHKLEVSPLCDSENNSIADVQIGFMTYVVEPLFAEWARFSDTRLSQTMLGHLCLNKASWNAMQPEASGSSEEPESEPEPSSRALPQGSLQS, encoded by the exons ATGCTAG ATGTGAGAGTGAGGAGCCAGGTAGGCTTTCAACCTGACCGAAGAGGCTCGCACCCATACCTAGGTATTGATTTCCGGACCTTGCACG CCCATGCTGAGTCGACAGGATCGATTCCAGCCCGGAGGATCCGCAGACTTTTCAGTTTCCAGCGGCACCTGCTGTCCTCGCGCTTTCTCCGGGGAGCACCACACCTCAACCCCCTCCACATCCTGGATGAGGACTACTGCGGCCAAGCCAAG tgcatgttGGAAAAGGTTGGAAGCTGGAATTTTGACATTTTCCTCTTCGACAGGCTGACGAAtg GAAACAGTCTTGTCACCTTGACATTATACCTTCTGAGTCATTATGGCTTAATTGAGCTCTTCCAGTTAGACATGGTTAAAGTGCATCGCTTTTTAG TTTTGGTTCAAGAGGACTACCACAATCATAATCCTTACCATAATGCAGTCCACGCTGCAGACGTGACCCAGGCGATGCACTGTTACCTGAAAGAGCCCAAG CTTGCCAAGTCCCTCACTTCCTGTGATATACTTTTGGGCCTTCTGGCAGCGGCCACTCATGACCTGGACCACCCAGGGGTCAATCAGCCTTTCCTCATCAAAACCAACCATTACCTAGCTGTTTTGTACAGG AATACCTCAGTTCTGGAGAATCATCACTGGAGGTCTGCAGTGGGCTTGCTCAGAGAAACCGAGCTCTTATCCCATCTTCCTGCAGAGGACCG TCTGACCATGGAGAGGCAGCTGGGTTCTCTGATTCTGGCTACAGATATCAGCAGACAGAATGAATATCTATCCAAGTTCAGGACGCACCTGGACCAGGAGGACCTGTGTCTGGGGAACGCCTCACACCGTCACTTCATTCTACAG ATGGCCTTGAAGTGTGCCGATATTTGTAACCCCTGTAGGCCTTGGGAGCTCAGCAAACAGTGGAGTGAAAAGGTGACAGAGGAGTTCTTTCACCAAG GAGACATTGAGAAGAAGCACAAACTTGAAGTCAGCCCACTGTGTGACAGCGAGAACAACTCCATAGCCGATGTTCAGATTG GTTTCATGACCTACGTGGTGGAGCCTCTGTTTGCCGAGTGGGCTCGTTTCTCGGACACGCGGCTCTCTCAGACCATGCTGGGACACCTGTGCCTGAACAAAGCCAGCTGGAATGCCATGCAGCCCGAGGCGTCGGGCAGCTCTGAGGAGCCGGAGAGTGAACCGGAGCCCAGCTCCAGAGCCTTACCTCAGGGAAGCCTGCAATCCTGA
- the pde7a gene encoding high affinity cAMP-specific 3',5'-cyclic phosphodiesterase 7A isoform X7 gives MGIALIWSVIAILVRWIFYKRRGAISYDSSDQTALYIRMLGACVIFKQLFSRDVRVRSQVGFQPDRRGSHPYLGIDFRTLHAHAESTGSIPARRIRRLFSFQRHLLSSRFLRGAPHLNPLHILDEDYCGQAKCMLEKVGSWNFDIFLFDRLTNGNSLVTLTLYLLSHYGLIELFQLDMVKVHRFLVLVQEDYHNHNPYHNAVHAADVTQAMHCYLKEPKLAKSLTSCDILLGLLAAATHDLDHPGVNQPFLIKTNHYLAVLYRNTSVLENHHWRSAVGLLRETELLSHLPAEDRLTMERQLGSLILATDISRQNEYLSKFRTHLDQEDLCLGNASHRHFILQMALKCADICNPCRPWELSKQWSEKVTEEFFHQGDIEKKHKLEVSPLCDSENNSIADVQIGFMTYVVEPLFAEWARFSDTRLSQTMLGHLCLNKASWNAMQPEASGSSEEPESEPEPSSRALPQGSLQS, from the exons ATGGGAATAGCTCTAATCTGGTCTGTAATTGCCATTCTCGTCAGATGGATTTTCTACAAG AGACGCGGCGCGATCTCTTACGACAGTTCTGATCAAACTGCTCTTTACATTCGTATGCTAG GGGCTTGTGTAATATTCAAACAGCTGTTTTCAA GAGATGTGAGAGTGAGGAGCCAGGTAGGCTTTCAACCTGACCGAAGAGGCTCGCACCCATACCTAGGTATTGATTTCCGGACCTTGCACG CCCATGCTGAGTCGACAGGATCGATTCCAGCCCGGAGGATCCGCAGACTTTTCAGTTTCCAGCGGCACCTGCTGTCCTCGCGCTTTCTCCGGGGAGCACCACACCTCAACCCCCTCCACATCCTGGATGAGGACTACTGCGGCCAAGCCAAG tgcatgttGGAAAAGGTTGGAAGCTGGAATTTTGACATTTTCCTCTTCGACAGGCTGACGAAtg GAAACAGTCTTGTCACCTTGACATTATACCTTCTGAGTCATTATGGCTTAATTGAGCTCTTCCAGTTAGACATGGTTAAAGTGCATCGCTTTTTAG TTTTGGTTCAAGAGGACTACCACAATCATAATCCTTACCATAATGCAGTCCACGCTGCAGACGTGACCCAGGCGATGCACTGTTACCTGAAAGAGCCCAAG CTTGCCAAGTCCCTCACTTCCTGTGATATACTTTTGGGCCTTCTGGCAGCGGCCACTCATGACCTGGACCACCCAGGGGTCAATCAGCCTTTCCTCATCAAAACCAACCATTACCTAGCTGTTTTGTACAGG AATACCTCAGTTCTGGAGAATCATCACTGGAGGTCTGCAGTGGGCTTGCTCAGAGAAACCGAGCTCTTATCCCATCTTCCTGCAGAGGACCG TCTGACCATGGAGAGGCAGCTGGGTTCTCTGATTCTGGCTACAGATATCAGCAGACAGAATGAATATCTATCCAAGTTCAGGACGCACCTGGACCAGGAGGACCTGTGTCTGGGGAACGCCTCACACCGTCACTTCATTCTACAG ATGGCCTTGAAGTGTGCCGATATTTGTAACCCCTGTAGGCCTTGGGAGCTCAGCAAACAGTGGAGTGAAAAGGTGACAGAGGAGTTCTTTCACCAAG GAGACATTGAGAAGAAGCACAAACTTGAAGTCAGCCCACTGTGTGACAGCGAGAACAACTCCATAGCCGATGTTCAGATTG GTTTCATGACCTACGTGGTGGAGCCTCTGTTTGCCGAGTGGGCTCGTTTCTCGGACACGCGGCTCTCTCAGACCATGCTGGGACACCTGTGCCTGAACAAAGCCAGCTGGAATGCCATGCAGCCCGAGGCGTCGGGCAGCTCTGAGGAGCCGGAGAGTGAACCGGAGCCCAGCTCCAGAGCCTTACCTCAGGGAAGCCTGCAATCCTGA
- the pde7a gene encoding high affinity cAMP-specific 3',5'-cyclic phosphodiesterase 7A isoform X11: MLGDVRVRSQVGFQPDRRGSHPYLGIDFRTLHAHAESTGSIPARRIRRLFSFQRHLLSSRFLRGAPHLNPLHILDEDYCGQAKCMLEKVGSWNFDIFLFDRLTNGNSLVTLTLYLLSHYGLIELFQLDMVKVHRFLVLVQEDYHNHNPYHNAVHAADVTQAMHCYLKEPKLAKSLTSCDILLGLLAAATHDLDHPGVNQPFLIKTNHYLAVLYRNTSVLENHHWRSAVGLLRETELLSHLPAEDRLTMERQLGSLILATDISRQNEYLSKFRTHLDQEDLCLGNASHRHFILQMALKCADICNPCRPWELSKQWSEKVTEEFFHQGDIEKKHKLEVSPLCDSENNSIADVQIGFMTYVVEPLFAEWARFSDTRLSQTMLGHLCLNKASWNAMQPEASGSSEEPESEPEPSSRALPQGSLQS; the protein is encoded by the exons ATGCTAG GAGATGTGAGAGTGAGGAGCCAGGTAGGCTTTCAACCTGACCGAAGAGGCTCGCACCCATACCTAGGTATTGATTTCCGGACCTTGCACG CCCATGCTGAGTCGACAGGATCGATTCCAGCCCGGAGGATCCGCAGACTTTTCAGTTTCCAGCGGCACCTGCTGTCCTCGCGCTTTCTCCGGGGAGCACCACACCTCAACCCCCTCCACATCCTGGATGAGGACTACTGCGGCCAAGCCAAG tgcatgttGGAAAAGGTTGGAAGCTGGAATTTTGACATTTTCCTCTTCGACAGGCTGACGAAtg GAAACAGTCTTGTCACCTTGACATTATACCTTCTGAGTCATTATGGCTTAATTGAGCTCTTCCAGTTAGACATGGTTAAAGTGCATCGCTTTTTAG TTTTGGTTCAAGAGGACTACCACAATCATAATCCTTACCATAATGCAGTCCACGCTGCAGACGTGACCCAGGCGATGCACTGTTACCTGAAAGAGCCCAAG CTTGCCAAGTCCCTCACTTCCTGTGATATACTTTTGGGCCTTCTGGCAGCGGCCACTCATGACCTGGACCACCCAGGGGTCAATCAGCCTTTCCTCATCAAAACCAACCATTACCTAGCTGTTTTGTACAGG AATACCTCAGTTCTGGAGAATCATCACTGGAGGTCTGCAGTGGGCTTGCTCAGAGAAACCGAGCTCTTATCCCATCTTCCTGCAGAGGACCG TCTGACCATGGAGAGGCAGCTGGGTTCTCTGATTCTGGCTACAGATATCAGCAGACAGAATGAATATCTATCCAAGTTCAGGACGCACCTGGACCAGGAGGACCTGTGTCTGGGGAACGCCTCACACCGTCACTTCATTCTACAG ATGGCCTTGAAGTGTGCCGATATTTGTAACCCCTGTAGGCCTTGGGAGCTCAGCAAACAGTGGAGTGAAAAGGTGACAGAGGAGTTCTTTCACCAAG GAGACATTGAGAAGAAGCACAAACTTGAAGTCAGCCCACTGTGTGACAGCGAGAACAACTCCATAGCCGATGTTCAGATTG GTTTCATGACCTACGTGGTGGAGCCTCTGTTTGCCGAGTGGGCTCGTTTCTCGGACACGCGGCTCTCTCAGACCATGCTGGGACACCTGTGCCTGAACAAAGCCAGCTGGAATGCCATGCAGCCCGAGGCGTCGGGCAGCTCTGAGGAGCCGGAGAGTGAACCGGAGCCCAGCTCCAGAGCCTTACCTCAGGGAAGCCTGCAATCCTGA
- the pde7a gene encoding high affinity cAMP-specific 3',5'-cyclic phosphodiesterase 7A isoform X6, protein MEVCYQLPVLPLDRPVPKHVLSRRGAISFSSSSSLFGAPDPRQLAQRRGAISYDSSDQTALYIRMLDVRVRSQVGFQPDRRGSHPYLGIDFRTLHAHAESTGSIPARRIRRLFSFQRHLLSSRFLRGAPHLNPLHILDEDYCGQAKCMLEKVGSWNFDIFLFDRLTNGNSLVTLTLYLLSHYGLIELFQLDMVKVHRFLVLVQEDYHNHNPYHNAVHAADVTQAMHCYLKEPKLAKSLTSCDILLGLLAAATHDLDHPGVNQPFLIKTNHYLAVLYRNTSVLENHHWRSAVGLLRETELLSHLPAEDRLTMERQLGSLILATDISRQNEYLSKFRTHLDQEDLCLGNASHRHFILQMALKCADICNPCRPWELSKQWSEKVTEEFFHQGDIEKKHKLEVSPLCDSENNSIADVQIGFMTYVVEPLFAEWARFSDTRLSQTMLGHLCLNKASWNAMQPEASGSSEEPESEPEPSSRALPQGSLQS, encoded by the exons AGACGCGGCGCGATCTCTTACGACAGTTCTGATCAAACTGCTCTTTACATTCGTATGCTAG ATGTGAGAGTGAGGAGCCAGGTAGGCTTTCAACCTGACCGAAGAGGCTCGCACCCATACCTAGGTATTGATTTCCGGACCTTGCACG CCCATGCTGAGTCGACAGGATCGATTCCAGCCCGGAGGATCCGCAGACTTTTCAGTTTCCAGCGGCACCTGCTGTCCTCGCGCTTTCTCCGGGGAGCACCACACCTCAACCCCCTCCACATCCTGGATGAGGACTACTGCGGCCAAGCCAAG tgcatgttGGAAAAGGTTGGAAGCTGGAATTTTGACATTTTCCTCTTCGACAGGCTGACGAAtg GAAACAGTCTTGTCACCTTGACATTATACCTTCTGAGTCATTATGGCTTAATTGAGCTCTTCCAGTTAGACATGGTTAAAGTGCATCGCTTTTTAG TTTTGGTTCAAGAGGACTACCACAATCATAATCCTTACCATAATGCAGTCCACGCTGCAGACGTGACCCAGGCGATGCACTGTTACCTGAAAGAGCCCAAG CTTGCCAAGTCCCTCACTTCCTGTGATATACTTTTGGGCCTTCTGGCAGCGGCCACTCATGACCTGGACCACCCAGGGGTCAATCAGCCTTTCCTCATCAAAACCAACCATTACCTAGCTGTTTTGTACAGG AATACCTCAGTTCTGGAGAATCATCACTGGAGGTCTGCAGTGGGCTTGCTCAGAGAAACCGAGCTCTTATCCCATCTTCCTGCAGAGGACCG TCTGACCATGGAGAGGCAGCTGGGTTCTCTGATTCTGGCTACAGATATCAGCAGACAGAATGAATATCTATCCAAGTTCAGGACGCACCTGGACCAGGAGGACCTGTGTCTGGGGAACGCCTCACACCGTCACTTCATTCTACAG ATGGCCTTGAAGTGTGCCGATATTTGTAACCCCTGTAGGCCTTGGGAGCTCAGCAAACAGTGGAGTGAAAAGGTGACAGAGGAGTTCTTTCACCAAG GAGACATTGAGAAGAAGCACAAACTTGAAGTCAGCCCACTGTGTGACAGCGAGAACAACTCCATAGCCGATGTTCAGATTG GTTTCATGACCTACGTGGTGGAGCCTCTGTTTGCCGAGTGGGCTCGTTTCTCGGACACGCGGCTCTCTCAGACCATGCTGGGACACCTGTGCCTGAACAAAGCCAGCTGGAATGCCATGCAGCCCGAGGCGTCGGGCAGCTCTGAGGAGCCGGAGAGTGAACCGGAGCCCAGCTCCAGAGCCTTACCTCAGGGAAGCCTGCAATCCTGA